A genome region from Primulina eburnea isolate SZY01 chromosome 9, ASM2296580v1, whole genome shotgun sequence includes the following:
- the LOC140840762 gene encoding uncharacterized protein, with amino-acid sequence MNDTRSWMYRRLENGFITNDFFNGVEEFVNFAKMHPEIMCGETMHCPCNHRRCRNRAYHDEEVVKLHLCRYGFVPGYYRWHHHGETYITPEVEHWIVPSSSAQVEHVDHMHNMVNDIYNSINIEDEPQSPNETAKNLYVMLTASETEIWEGNPNGHSQLSVVARLLNMKAKHHILERCYDDLCQLISELLPTENCMTNSFYDTKKLIKGLGLPVEKIDCCSNNCMIYWRDDIDLQECRFCGHPRYKPSLRRTVKKKKVPWNRMYYFPLTSRLQRLYASVETAKHMRWHNEHVQDGDAMCHPSDSPAWKNFDTTHPDFALEVRNVRLGLSADGFQPFGQSGQQYSSWPVILTPYNLPPWMCMKDEYMFLTVIAPGPSNPKNKLDVFLQPLIAELNELWSVGAKTYDVHVKKNFTMRASLLWTISDFPAYAMLSGWSTAGKLACPYCMENSDAFTLTNDGKTSWFDNHRKFLPMDHNFRRNIKWFKKNHQVKKPPPHIKSGDEIIEELESYGFRSVIEAEATEVNSEIVRQCKCGWRKRSIFWELPYWRINLIRHNLDVMHIEKNVFENIFNTILNVPGRTKDNAKSREDLKEFCNRPELHRDDISNIYPKACYTLDKHRKVVLCNWLRNLKLSDGYASKMSRCVDMAKLKMFGMKSHDCHVFMQRYSKKHKIF; translated from the exons atGAACGATACAAGATCTTGGATGTACCGTAGGTTGGAAAATGGGTTCATAACTAATGACTTCTTTAATGGTGTTGAAGAATTCGTGAATTTTGCTAAGATGCATCCTGAAATCATGTGTGGTGAAACAATGCATTGTCCTTGTAATCACCGAAGATGTAGAAACAGAGCTTACCATGACGAAGAGGTAGTCAAATTACATCTCTGTAGGTATGGCTTTGTACCAGGCTATTATCGTTGGCACCATCACGGTGAAACCTATATAACTCCAGAAGTTGAACATTGGATTGTTCCGTCATCATCAGCACAAGTCGAACATGTTGATCACATGCATAATATGGTTAACGATATTTATAACTCTATTAACATAGAAGATGAGCCCCAAAGTCCAAATGAGACTGCAAAAAACCTATATGTGATGCTTACGGCATCCGAGACTGAGATTTGGGAAGGTAATCCGAATGGTCATTCACAGTTGTCAGTCGTTGCTAGATTGTTGAATATGAAGGCTAAACATCACATTTTAGAAAGATGTTACGATGATCTGTGTCAGCTTATTTCCGAATTGCTACCCACAGAAAATTGCATGACCAATAGTTTTTATgacacaaaaaaattaataaaaggaTTAGGTTTGCCGGTTGAAAAGATTGACTGTTGTAGCAACAACTGTATGATTTACTGGAGAGATGACATTGATTTACAAGAATGTAGGTTTTGCGGGCATCCACGTTACAAACCTAGTTTACGTCGAACGgttaagaaaaaaaaagttCCATGGAATAGAATGTATTATTTTCCTCTAACCTCACGTTTGCAAAGGTTGTATGCATCTGTAGAAACAGCGAAGCACATGCGTTGGCATAATGAGCATGTACAAGATGGAGATGCAATGTGTCACCCCTCTGATTCACCTGCATGGAAGAATTTTGACACAACTCATCCAGATTTTGCACTCGAGGTTCGAAATGTCAGACTGGGACTTTCAGCTGATGGTTTTCAACCATTCGGTCAGTCAGGACAACAATATTCATCATGGCCAGTTATACTAACACCTTACAATTTGCCTCCATGGATGTGCATGAAAGATGAATACATGTTCTTGACAGTTATAGCTCCCGGACCTAGTAATCCTAAGAACAAGTTAGATGTGTTCTTGCAACCTCTTATTGCTGAATTGAACGAACTTTGGTCAGTTGGGGCAAAGACATATGATGTTCACGTGAAAAAAAATTTTACTATGCGTGCCTCTTTGCTATGGACAATTAGTGATTTTCCTGCATATGCAATGTTATCTGGATGGAGTACCGCCGGTAAACTAGCATGTCCTTACTGTATGGAAAACTCTGATGCTTTCACATTGACGAATGATGGTAAAACATCATGGTTCGATAACCATCGTAAGTTTTTACCAATGGATCATAATTTCAGACGAAATATTAAATGGTTCAAGAAAAATCACCAAGTGAAAAAGCCTCCTCCACATATAAAATCCGGGGATGAAATTATTGAAGAACTTGAAAGTTACGGGTTTCGTAGTGTGATCGAAGCAGAGGCTACTGAAGTGAACTCAGAAATTGTAAGACAATGTAAATGCGGTTGGAGAAAACGCAGTATCTTTTGGGAATTGCCGTACTGGAGAATAAATCTGATTAGACACAATCTAGATGTTATGCACATCGAGAAAAATGTTTTTGAGAACATATTTAATACCATTCTTAATGTTCCCGGCCGAACAAAAGATAATGCAAAATCGAGAGAAGATCTAAAAGAATTTTGCAACAGGCCAGAATTACATCGAGATGACATATCTAACATATATCCTAAAGCTTGCTATACATTGGATAAGCATAGAAAAGTAGTATTGTGTAACTGGTTGAGAAATTTAAAGTTGTCGGATGGATATGCATCTAAGATGTCAAGATGTGTTGATATGGCTAAATTGAAGATGTTTGGAATGAAAAGTCACGATTGTCATGTGTTCATGCAAAGA TACAGCAAGAAGCATAAGATATTCTGA